The following coding sequences are from one Microbacterium wangchenii window:
- a CDS encoding GNAT family N-acetyltransferase: MTVDVRPASTFDDVATMVGPKRPDANVCWCLSYRIPSRLNCELVGEARGAYVRELCARDVAPGVLAYDGGEVVGWAGVAPRADTTFATARLIPHVDDLPVWSVWCIRVRPGHRGTGISHALLAGAVEFARAHGAPAVEGYPVDNGGEKVNLTMAYVGTRALFEKAGFTVAAETGSRLDGFPRVLMRLPL, from the coding sequence ATGACAGTGGACGTGCGGCCCGCGTCGACCTTCGACGATGTGGCGACGATGGTGGGTCCCAAGCGGCCGGACGCGAACGTGTGCTGGTGCTTGAGCTACCGCATCCCGAGCCGGCTCAACTGCGAGCTGGTCGGTGAGGCGCGCGGCGCGTACGTGCGGGAGCTGTGCGCCCGCGACGTCGCCCCCGGCGTGCTCGCCTACGACGGCGGTGAGGTGGTGGGATGGGCCGGGGTGGCACCCCGCGCCGACACGACGTTCGCGACCGCCCGGCTGATCCCGCACGTCGACGACCTCCCGGTGTGGTCGGTGTGGTGCATCCGCGTGCGCCCCGGCCATCGCGGCACCGGCATCTCGCACGCTCTCCTGGCCGGTGCCGTCGAGTTCGCCCGCGCCCACGGCGCACCGGCGGTGGAGGGTTACCCGGTGGACAACGGCGGCGAGAAGGTGAACCTCACGATGGCGTACGTCGGCACGAGGGCGCTGTTCGAGAAAGCCGGGTTCACCGTCGCGGCCGAGACAGGATCGCGCCTGGATGGTTTCCCGCGCGTGCTGATGCGCCTGCCGCTCTAA
- a CDS encoding DivIVA domain-containing protein, with product MALTPDDVVTKQFQHVRFKEGFDPDEVDDFLDEIVVEWRKALAENEELKAKLAAYESGEQPAAAEQPAAEAPAETVVSEVPAPAPATSGDPASTSAGIIELAQRLHDEHVAEGKAQRDQLISEAQSRAAAIVAEAEAKGRDEIARLEKERVVLEGRISELNAFERDYRAQLRSYIEGKLRDLDTTATPSGSTPVSAIGL from the coding sequence ATGGCATTGACCCCCGATGACGTCGTCACCAAGCAGTTCCAGCACGTCCGGTTCAAGGAGGGCTTCGACCCCGACGAGGTCGACGACTTCCTCGACGAGATCGTCGTCGAGTGGCGCAAGGCCCTCGCCGAGAACGAGGAACTGAAGGCCAAGCTCGCCGCGTACGAGTCGGGCGAGCAGCCCGCCGCCGCCGAGCAGCCGGCCGCCGAGGCCCCGGCCGAGACGGTGGTGTCGGAGGTTCCCGCCCCCGCTCCCGCCACCTCCGGCGACCCCGCGTCCACCTCCGCCGGCATCATCGAGCTCGCCCAGCGCCTGCATGACGAGCACGTCGCCGAGGGCAAGGCGCAGCGTGACCAGCTCATCTCCGAGGCGCAGTCCCGCGCGGCGGCCATCGTCGCCGAGGCCGAGGCCAAGGGCCGCGACGAGATCGCGCGCCTGGAGAAGGAGCGCGTCGTGCTGGAGGGTCGCATCTCCGAGCTCAACGCGTTCGAGCGCGACTACCGCGCCCAGCTGCGCAGCTACATCGAGGGCAAGCTCCGCGACCTCGACACCACCGCAACGCCGTCCGGATCCACCCCGGTCTCGGCGATCGGTCTCTAG
- a CDS encoding NUDIX hydrolase, translating to MATPEFVLSLREKIGHDPLPLVGVTAIVFRDEKVLIGKRADNGSWQPVSGIVDPGEEPADAAVRECREEAGVTVRATRLALVQQVPRITYANGDQVDYLDLVFRCDWVSGEPHPADGELTEVGFYGLGELTDVAQEHVRKIALAVAEDDPASFAGGR from the coding sequence ATGGCCACGCCCGAGTTCGTCCTGTCGCTGCGCGAGAAGATCGGGCACGATCCGCTGCCGCTGGTCGGGGTCACCGCGATCGTCTTCCGCGACGAGAAGGTGCTGATCGGCAAGCGGGCCGACAACGGCAGTTGGCAGCCGGTCTCGGGGATCGTGGACCCGGGCGAGGAGCCGGCGGATGCGGCGGTGCGGGAGTGCCGCGAGGAGGCCGGCGTCACCGTCCGCGCGACGCGCCTCGCCCTCGTGCAGCAGGTCCCGCGCATCACGTACGCCAACGGCGACCAGGTCGACTACCTCGACCTGGTCTTCCGGTGCGACTGGGTGTCGGGTGAGCCCCATCCGGCCGACGGCGAGCTCACCGAGGTCGGCTTCTACGGTCTGGGCGAACTGACGGATGTCGCCCAGGAGCACGTGCGCAAGATCGCCCTCGCCGTCGCGGAGGACGATCCGGCCTCCTTCGCCGGAGGGCGTTAG
- a CDS encoding RluA family pseudouridine synthase codes for MAESRSLPVPDGLEGARVDAALAKMLGFSRTFAAEVADAGGVEQDGRTLGKSDRLRAGAWLTVSWTPKREPEIVPVAVADLGIVYDDDDIVVVDKPAGVAAHPSMGWEGPTVLGALAAAGFRIATSGAAERRGVVHRLDVGTSGLMVVAKTERAYTALKRAFKEREVEKIYHAVVQGHPDPLAGTIDAPIGRHPTHSWKFAVTPAGKDSVTHYETLEAFPGAALLEIHLETGRTHQIRVHMAAHRHPCVGDPLYGADPTLSARLGLTRQWLHARQLAFAHPATGEWSTFTSPYPPDLQHALDLLRAD; via the coding sequence ATGGCCGAGTCACGAAGCCTGCCGGTGCCCGATGGCCTGGAGGGGGCGCGGGTGGATGCCGCGCTGGCGAAGATGCTCGGGTTCTCTCGGACCTTCGCGGCCGAGGTCGCCGACGCGGGGGGCGTCGAGCAGGACGGACGCACGCTCGGCAAGTCCGACCGGCTGCGCGCGGGCGCATGGCTCACGGTGTCGTGGACGCCCAAGCGCGAGCCCGAGATCGTCCCCGTCGCCGTGGCCGACCTAGGGATCGTCTACGACGACGACGACATCGTCGTCGTCGACAAGCCCGCCGGCGTGGCCGCGCACCCCTCCATGGGGTGGGAGGGGCCGACGGTCCTCGGCGCACTGGCGGCGGCCGGCTTCCGCATCGCCACCAGCGGCGCCGCCGAGCGGCGTGGCGTGGTGCACCGCCTGGACGTCGGCACGAGCGGGCTCATGGTCGTGGCCAAGACCGAACGCGCCTACACCGCGCTCAAGCGCGCGTTCAAGGAGCGCGAGGTGGAGAAGATCTACCACGCCGTCGTGCAGGGGCACCCCGATCCGCTGGCCGGGACGATCGACGCACCGATCGGGCGGCATCCCACGCACTCGTGGAAGTTCGCGGTCACCCCCGCCGGCAAGGACTCCGTCACGCACTACGAGACGCTCGAGGCGTTCCCCGGCGCCGCGCTGCTGGAGATCCACCTGGAGACCGGGCGCACGCATCAGATCCGCGTGCACATGGCCGCGCACCGCCATCCGTGCGTCGGCGATCCCCTCTACGGCGCCGACCCGACGCTCTCGGCCCGGCTCGGCCTCACCCGCCAGTGGCTGCACGCCCGTCAGCTGGCCTTCGCCCATCCCGCGACGGGGGAGTGGAGCACCTTCACCTCGCCGTATCCGCCCGACCTGCAGCACGCGCTCGACCTCCTGCGCGCCGACTGA
- the nrdR gene encoding transcriptional regulator NrdR: MHCPFCRHPDSRVIDSRTSDDGLSIRRRRQCPECGGRFSTVETASLNVIKRSGVVEPFSREKVMSGVRKACQGRPVTEADLAMLAQRVEEAVRQTGASQVEANEIGLAILGPLRELDEVAYLRFASVYQAFESLEDFETAIGLLRADHSARRAASLAE; this comes from the coding sequence ATGCATTGCCCTTTCTGCCGTCATCCCGATTCCCGCGTCATCGATTCCCGCACGAGCGACGACGGCCTCAGCATCCGCCGCCGCCGCCAGTGCCCCGAGTGCGGCGGACGCTTCTCGACCGTCGAGACGGCGAGCCTGAACGTCATCAAGCGTTCGGGTGTCGTCGAGCCGTTCAGCCGCGAGAAGGTCATGTCGGGCGTCCGCAAGGCGTGCCAGGGGCGGCCGGTCACCGAGGCCGACCTCGCGATGCTGGCCCAGCGCGTCGAGGAGGCCGTGCGCCAGACGGGCGCCTCGCAGGTGGAGGCGAACGAGATCGGCCTGGCGATCCTCGGTCCGCTCCGTGAGCTGGACGAGGTCGCGTACCTGCGGTTCGCCAGCGTGTACCAGGCGTTCGAGTCGCTGGAGGACTTCGAGACCGCGATCGGGCTGCTGCGCGCCGACCACTCCGCCCGCCGCGCCGCCTCGCTCGCCGAATAG
- the hisD gene encoding histidinol dehydrogenase has translation MLRTIDLRGRALTAAELLEAVPRAADARDEALATAAAIVADVAERGETALREQAERFDGVSGHAVRVPEIHLTEAVATLDPTVRAALEEAIRRVRQASAAQVPPPVTTELGPGARVTQRWQPVRRVGVYVPGGKAVYPSSVVMNVVPAQVAGVDEVALASPPQREFGGRVHPVILAAAHLLGVTEVYAMGGAGAIGAFASGVPSLGLEPVDVVTGPGNNFVASAKRAVAGRVGTDSEAGATEILVVADATADADLVAADLVSQAEHDEQASAVLVTDSPELADAVADAVAARARRTRHSERVQAALGGPQSAIVLVDDADGAVAFSNAYAPEHLELHMADPHPERFVHAGAVFVGPYTPVSLGDYLAGSNHVLPTGGQARYAAGLSAATFLRPQQVIEYDRDALSVVSEAIVALAEAEALPAHGEAVTARFQVSGDAGPHEG, from the coding sequence ATGCTTCGCACCATCGATCTCCGCGGTCGCGCCCTCACCGCAGCCGAGCTTCTGGAGGCCGTCCCGCGCGCGGCAGACGCCCGCGATGAAGCCCTCGCGACGGCCGCGGCGATCGTCGCCGACGTCGCCGAGCGTGGCGAGACCGCCCTGCGGGAGCAGGCCGAACGCTTCGACGGCGTCAGTGGCCACGCCGTCCGCGTTCCGGAGATACACCTGACCGAAGCCGTCGCGACGCTGGATCCCACGGTGCGCGCGGCGCTGGAGGAGGCGATCCGGCGCGTCCGGCAGGCCTCGGCAGCCCAGGTGCCTCCGCCCGTGACCACCGAGCTCGGCCCCGGTGCGCGCGTGACGCAGCGCTGGCAGCCGGTGCGGCGCGTGGGCGTGTACGTGCCCGGCGGCAAGGCGGTGTACCCCTCCAGCGTCGTCATGAACGTCGTGCCGGCCCAGGTCGCGGGTGTGGACGAGGTCGCGCTCGCCTCGCCCCCGCAGCGCGAGTTCGGCGGCCGTGTGCACCCGGTCATCCTCGCCGCCGCGCACCTGCTGGGCGTCACGGAGGTCTACGCGATGGGCGGTGCCGGCGCGATCGGCGCGTTCGCCTCCGGCGTGCCGTCGCTGGGCCTGGAACCGGTCGACGTCGTCACCGGGCCCGGGAACAACTTCGTCGCATCCGCCAAGCGCGCCGTCGCCGGCCGCGTCGGCACCGACTCCGAAGCCGGAGCAACCGAGATCCTCGTCGTGGCCGATGCCACGGCCGACGCCGACCTCGTCGCCGCCGACCTGGTGAGCCAGGCCGAGCACGACGAGCAGGCATCCGCCGTGCTCGTGACGGATTCACCCGAGCTGGCCGATGCGGTGGCGGATGCCGTGGCCGCGCGGGCCCGGCGCACGCGGCACTCCGAACGGGTGCAGGCCGCCCTCGGCGGACCGCAGTCGGCGATCGTGCTCGTCGACGACGCCGACGGCGCCGTCGCCTTCAGCAACGCGTACGCGCCGGAGCACCTCGAGCTGCACATGGCCGACCCGCATCCGGAGCGGTTCGTGCACGCCGGCGCCGTCTTCGTCGGCCCGTACACGCCCGTGAGCCTCGGGGACTACCTCGCCGGCAGCAACCACGTGCTGCCCACGGGGGGTCAGGCACGCTATGCCGCCGGGCTGTCGGCGGCGACGTTCCTGCGCCCTCAGCAGGTCATCGAGTACGACCGCGACGCGCTGTCGGTCGTCAGCGAGGCCATCGTGGCCCTCGCCGAAGCCGAGGCCCTGCCCGCCCACGGCGAGGCGGTCACTGCGCGCTTCCAAGTCTCCGGGGATGCGGGGCCGCACGAGGGGTGA
- the dnaE gene encoding DNA polymerase III subunit alpha, producing the protein MSVPERRLDSVASDSFVHLHVHSEYSMLDGAARIGPMVQEAVRQGMPAIAVTDHGNTFAAYEFYKTAKDAGIKPIIGIEAYVTPGTHRADKARVRWGTPEQSSDDVSGSGAYTHMTLLSETTEGMHNLFRLSSKASIEGYYFKPRMDRELLQTYSKGLIATTGCPSGEVQTRLRLGQYDAARAAAAEFQDIFGKENYFAEIMDHGLSIERRVMGDLLKIAKDLDIPLVGTNDLHYTHQHDATSHAALLCVQSGSTLDDPKRFKFDGDGYYVKSPAEMRQIFRDHPEACDSTLLIAERCDVEFNTSANYMPRFPVPAGETEESWFIKEVEKGLEFRYPDGIPADVRRQAEYETGVITQMGFPGYFLVVADFINWAKDNGIRVGPGRGSGAGSMAAYAMRITDLDPLQHGLIFERFLNPDRVSMPDFDVDFDDRRRGEVIQYVTEKYGDERVAQIVTYGTIKAKQALKDAGRVLGFPFSMGEKLTKAMPPAVMGKDMPLDGMFNKEHPRYKEAGEFRTLIETDPEAKTVFDTAVGLENLKRQWGVHAAGVIMSSEPLIDIIPIMRREQDGQIVTQFDYPACESLGLIKMDFLGLRNLTIINDAVDNIKANRGQDLVLEDLPLDDQASYDLLSRGDTLGVFQLDGGPMRSLLRLMKPDNFEDISAVIALYRPGPMGANSHINYALRKNGQQEITPIHPELEEPLKDILDTTYGLIIYQEQVMAIAQRVAGFSLGQADILRRAMGKKKKSELDKQYEGFHGGMVARGFGEAAIKSLWDILLPFSDYAFNKAHSAAYGLVSYWTAYLKSHYPAEYMAALLTSVGDSKDKMAVYLNECRRMGIRVLPPDVNESIRFFAAVGEDIRFGLGAVRNVGANVVDGIVTARQEAPFTSFHDFLAKVPLHVANKRTVESLIKAGAYDSLGATRRALLEIHEDATEGAVLDKRREANGEVGFDFDSLWDEPHQVAKVPDRPEWTKKDKLAFEREMLGLYVSDHPLAGLEVALAKHASIGIHDLLSSEDVQDGDQVTIAGLVTSVQHRVAKQSGNPYGMITVEDFNGEVTVMFMGKTYQEFSPVLQADAILVVRGRVSRRDDGLNLHAQSAFSPDLGALDESGPLVLILPEQRASEDLVGELLQTLHRHRGETEVTLKLHKSGTAKVFEVPHPVRVTADLYGELKGLLGPNCLG; encoded by the coding sequence ATGTCGGTCCCCGAACGTAGACTCGACTCCGTGGCATCCGACTCCTTCGTTCACCTCCATGTGCACAGCGAGTACTCGATGCTCGACGGAGCCGCCCGCATCGGGCCGATGGTCCAGGAGGCCGTCCGCCAGGGGATGCCGGCGATCGCGGTCACCGACCACGGGAACACCTTCGCCGCGTACGAGTTCTACAAGACCGCCAAGGATGCCGGCATCAAGCCGATCATCGGCATCGAGGCGTACGTGACCCCCGGCACCCACCGTGCCGATAAGGCGCGCGTGCGCTGGGGCACGCCGGAGCAGAGCAGCGACGACGTGTCCGGCTCCGGCGCGTACACGCACATGACGCTGCTCTCGGAGACGACCGAGGGCATGCACAACCTCTTCCGGCTCTCCAGCAAGGCCTCCATCGAGGGGTACTACTTCAAGCCGCGCATGGACCGCGAGCTGCTGCAGACCTACAGCAAGGGGCTCATCGCCACGACGGGGTGCCCCTCCGGCGAGGTGCAGACGCGGCTGCGGCTCGGTCAGTACGACGCCGCACGAGCGGCCGCGGCGGAGTTCCAGGACATCTTCGGCAAGGAGAACTACTTCGCCGAGATCATGGATCACGGCCTCTCCATCGAGCGGCGCGTCATGGGCGATCTGCTGAAGATCGCCAAAGACCTCGACATCCCGCTCGTGGGCACCAACGACCTGCACTACACCCACCAGCACGACGCCACCAGCCACGCCGCCCTGCTGTGCGTGCAGTCGGGATCCACGCTCGACGACCCGAAGCGGTTCAAGTTCGACGGCGACGGGTACTACGTGAAGTCCCCGGCCGAGATGCGCCAGATCTTCCGCGACCATCCCGAGGCCTGCGACAGCACGCTGCTGATCGCCGAGCGGTGCGACGTGGAGTTCAACACGTCGGCGAACTACATGCCGCGCTTCCCCGTTCCGGCGGGGGAGACCGAGGAGTCGTGGTTCATCAAGGAGGTCGAGAAGGGCCTCGAGTTCCGCTACCCCGACGGCATCCCCGCCGACGTCCGCCGGCAGGCCGAGTACGAGACCGGCGTCATCACCCAGATGGGCTTCCCGGGGTACTTCCTCGTCGTCGCCGACTTCATCAACTGGGCCAAGGACAACGGCATCCGTGTGGGTCCCGGCCGCGGATCCGGCGCCGGCTCGATGGCGGCGTACGCGATGCGCATCACCGACCTCGATCCGCTGCAGCACGGGCTCATCTTCGAGCGCTTCCTCAACCCCGATCGCGTGTCGATGCCCGACTTCGACGTCGACTTCGACGACCGCCGCCGTGGCGAGGTCATCCAGTACGTCACCGAGAAGTACGGCGACGAGCGCGTCGCGCAGATCGTCACGTACGGCACCATCAAGGCCAAGCAGGCCCTCAAGGACGCCGGGCGCGTGCTGGGGTTCCCCTTCAGCATGGGGGAGAAGCTCACCAAGGCCATGCCGCCGGCGGTCATGGGCAAGGACATGCCGCTGGACGGCATGTTCAACAAGGAGCACCCGCGTTACAAGGAGGCGGGGGAGTTCCGCACCCTCATCGAGACGGATCCCGAGGCCAAGACGGTCTTTGACACCGCCGTGGGGCTGGAGAACCTCAAGCGCCAGTGGGGCGTGCACGCGGCCGGCGTGATCATGTCGAGCGAACCGCTCATCGACATCATCCCGATCATGCGGCGCGAGCAGGACGGCCAGATCGTCACGCAGTTCGACTATCCCGCGTGCGAGTCGCTCGGCCTCATCAAGATGGACTTCCTGGGGCTGCGCAACCTCACGATCATCAACGACGCGGTCGACAACATCAAGGCCAACCGCGGTCAGGACCTCGTGCTGGAGGATCTGCCGCTGGATGACCAGGCCTCCTACGACCTGCTCTCCCGCGGCGACACGCTCGGCGTTTTCCAGCTCGACGGCGGGCCGATGCGCTCCCTCCTGCGCCTGATGAAGCCGGACAACTTCGAAGACATCTCCGCCGTCATCGCGCTGTACCGCCCGGGCCCCATGGGCGCCAACTCCCACATCAACTACGCGCTGCGCAAGAACGGCCAGCAGGAGATCACCCCGATCCATCCCGAACTGGAGGAGCCGCTCAAGGACATCCTCGACACCACCTACGGCCTGATCATCTATCAGGAGCAGGTCATGGCGATCGCCCAGCGCGTCGCCGGGTTCTCGCTCGGTCAGGCAGACATCCTGCGCCGCGCGATGGGTAAGAAGAAGAAGTCCGAGCTGGACAAGCAGTACGAGGGCTTCCACGGAGGCATGGTCGCGCGCGGCTTCGGCGAGGCCGCCATCAAGTCGCTGTGGGACATCCTGCTGCCCTTCTCCGACTACGCCTTCAACAAGGCGCACTCCGCCGCGTACGGGCTCGTCTCCTACTGGACGGCGTACCTGAAGTCGCACTATCCCGCCGAGTACATGGCGGCGCTGCTGACGAGCGTGGGCGATTCGAAGGACAAGATGGCGGTGTACCTGAACGAGTGCCGCCGCATGGGCATCCGCGTGCTCCCGCCCGACGTCAACGAGTCGATCCGCTTCTTCGCCGCCGTCGGTGAAGACATCCGCTTCGGCCTGGGCGCCGTGCGTAACGTGGGGGCCAACGTCGTGGACGGGATCGTCACGGCCCGTCAGGAGGCGCCGTTCACCTCCTTCCACGACTTCCTCGCCAAGGTCCCGCTGCACGTGGCCAACAAGCGCACCGTGGAATCGCTCATCAAGGCCGGTGCGTACGACTCCCTCGGCGCCACGCGGCGCGCGCTGCTGGAGATCCACGAGGATGCGACGGAGGGGGCCGTCCTCGACAAGCGCCGCGAGGCCAACGGCGAGGTCGGCTTCGACTTCGACTCGCTGTGGGACGAGCCGCACCAGGTGGCCAAGGTCCCCGACCGCCCCGAGTGGACGAAGAAGGACAAGCTCGCTTTCGAGCGGGAGATGCTCGGGCTGTACGTCTCCGATCACCCGCTCGCCGGCCTGGAGGTGGCGCTGGCCAAGCACGCCTCGATCGGCATCCACGACCTCCTCTCCTCGGAGGACGTCCAGGACGGCGACCAGGTCACGATCGCCGGACTGGTCACCTCCGTGCAGCACCGCGTGGCCAAGCAGAGCGGCAATCCATACGGCATGATCACCGTCGAGGACTTCAACGGCGAGGTCACCGTGATGTTCATGGGCAAGACCTACCAGGAGTTCTCGCCGGTGCTGCAGGCCGATGCCATCCTCGTCGTGCGGGGGCGCGTGTCACGGCGCGACGACGGCCTCAACCTGCACGCGCAGTCGGCGTTCTCGCCCGACCTGGGGGCCCTGGACGAGTCGGGTCCGCTCGTGCTGATCCTGCCCGAGCAGCGCGCCAGCGAAGATCTCGTGGGCGAACTCCTGCAGACCCTTCACCGTCACCGCGGCGAGACTGAGGTGACCCTCAAGCTCCACAAGTCGGGCACCGCGAAGGTGTTCGAAGTACCGCATCCGGTGCGGGTGACCGCCGACCTGTACGGCGAACTCAAGGGACTGCTCGGCCCCAACTGCCTGGGCTGA
- a CDS encoding DUF3043 domain-containing protein codes for MAKTPAPASNDAPVDPARPGSGKGRATPTRAEREAARKRPLVADTKEAKARARAELAARREKARLGMAAGDERYLPARDKGPQRKFARDFVDAGWHLGEGVMPFMVLVILATLIPLAVFQYWAFVALWIYILFVVGDMILTSIRVKRAAREKFGATRMEKGLGWYAAMRTVQMRFMRLPKPQVKRGQHPA; via the coding sequence GTGGCCAAGACCCCCGCCCCCGCGTCCAACGACGCTCCCGTCGACCCCGCCCGCCCGGGCTCCGGCAAGGGACGCGCGACGCCGACGCGCGCCGAACGGGAGGCCGCGCGCAAGCGCCCGCTCGTAGCCGACACCAAGGAGGCGAAGGCGCGCGCCCGCGCCGAGCTGGCCGCCCGGCGCGAGAAGGCGCGCCTGGGCATGGCCGCCGGCGACGAGCGCTACCTGCCCGCCCGCGACAAGGGCCCGCAGCGCAAGTTCGCCCGCGACTTCGTCGACGCCGGATGGCACCTGGGAGAGGGCGTCATGCCCTTCATGGTCCTGGTCATCCTCGCCACCCTGATCCCGCTGGCCGTGTTCCAGTACTGGGCGTTCGTGGCGCTGTGGATCTACATCCTCTTCGTCGTCGGCGACATGATCCTCACCTCCATCCGCGTCAAGCGCGCCGCGCGCGAGAAGTTCGGTGCCACGCGCATGGAGAAGGGCCTGGGCTGGTACGCCGCGATGCGCACCGTCCAGATGCGCTTCATGCGCCTGCCCAAGCCGCAGGTCAAGCGCGGCCAGCACCCCGCCTGA
- a CDS encoding quinone-dependent dihydroorotate dehydrogenase → MYPTLFRLVLSRIDPERAHHLAVPVIRLLGVPPFSWITRRLTAPAPSLRTEALGLVFDSPFGVAAGFDKDVRMVQGLWALGFGHVEIGTVTALAQPGNPRPRLFRLIPDRAVINRMGFNNAGAEAAAARLERLRRRRTRPVIGVNIGKSRVVQVEDATTDYVRSTRLLARLADYLVVNVSSPNTPGLRGLQAVDTLRPLLTAVRDAAGETPLLVKIAPDLADDEVQAIARLAVELGLAGLIATNTTLSREGLRTSPEVVAAAGEGGLSGAPLKERAMAVLRLVRAAVPPEFVVISVGGVETAADVRARLDAGATLVQGYTGFLYRGPLWARQINRGL, encoded by the coding sequence ATGTACCCCACGCTCTTCCGCCTCGTGCTCTCGCGCATCGATCCCGAGCGCGCCCACCACCTCGCCGTCCCGGTCATCCGGCTCCTCGGCGTCCCGCCGTTCTCGTGGATCACCCGCCGCCTGACGGCACCCGCTCCGTCGCTGCGCACCGAGGCGCTCGGCCTCGTGTTCGATTCGCCGTTCGGGGTGGCCGCGGGATTCGACAAGGACGTGCGGATGGTCCAGGGCCTGTGGGCACTGGGGTTCGGGCATGTGGAGATCGGTACGGTCACCGCTTTGGCGCAGCCGGGCAACCCGCGTCCGCGGCTGTTCCGCTTGATCCCCGATCGCGCCGTCATCAACCGCATGGGGTTCAACAACGCCGGCGCGGAGGCTGCCGCCGCGCGCCTGGAGCGGCTGCGTCGCCGGCGCACGCGCCCGGTCATCGGCGTGAACATCGGCAAGAGCCGCGTCGTGCAGGTCGAGGACGCGACGACCGACTACGTCCGCAGCACCCGGCTCCTCGCCCGGCTGGCCGACTACCTCGTGGTCAACGTCTCCTCCCCGAACACGCCGGGGCTTCGCGGCCTCCAGGCGGTGGACACGCTCCGACCGCTCCTGACGGCCGTGCGGGATGCCGCGGGGGAGACGCCGCTGCTGGTGAAGATCGCGCCCGACCTCGCCGACGACGAGGTCCAGGCGATCGCGCGGCTCGCGGTGGAGCTGGGGCTGGCCGGCCTCATCGCCACGAACACGACCCTCTCGCGTGAGGGCCTGCGGACCTCGCCGGAGGTCGTCGCGGCCGCAGGGGAGGGCGGCCTGTCCGGCGCTCCGCTGAAGGAGCGCGCGATGGCGGTGCTGCGACTCGTGCGCGCCGCCGTGCCACCGGAGTTCGTCGTCATCTCCGTCGGCGGGGTCGAGACCGCCGCCGACGTGCGCGCACGCCTCGATGCCGGCGCGACGCTCGTGCAGGGCTACACCGGGTTCCTGTACCGCGGGCCGCTGTGGGCCCGGCAGATCAACCGCGGCCTCTGA
- the lspA gene encoding signal peptidase II, whose translation MRSRTPLRKAAAGTLIAILAVTVLAADQFTKILAIADLPPEEPVPVLGEFLQFYLVRNPGAAFSLGESVTWLFTIALAAVAVGIVWLALTRVTSRAWAVILGLLLGGVLGNLTDRLLRAPGFPVGHVVDFISTPWMMPAIYNVADIFIVTMMICVALLVLLGLRLDGTRETRAEAEAAVDPESAADPGATADPDAAADPDRNDPGTPTR comes from the coding sequence GTGCGCAGCCGGACACCCCTGCGTAAGGCGGCGGCCGGCACCCTCATCGCGATCCTCGCGGTGACGGTGCTGGCCGCCGACCAGTTCACGAAGATCCTCGCGATCGCCGATCTTCCACCGGAAGAGCCGGTGCCCGTTCTCGGCGAGTTCCTGCAGTTCTACCTCGTCCGAAACCCCGGCGCCGCCTTCTCCCTCGGAGAGAGCGTCACGTGGCTGTTCACGATCGCGCTGGCCGCAGTGGCCGTCGGTATCGTGTGGCTGGCACTCACGCGCGTGACCTCGCGCGCGTGGGCGGTCATCCTGGGTCTGCTCCTGGGCGGCGTGCTGGGCAACCTCACCGACCGCCTGCTGCGCGCGCCGGGGTTCCCGGTCGGGCACGTGGTCGACTTCATCTCCACGCCGTGGATGATGCCCGCGATCTACAACGTCGCCGACATCTTCATCGTGACCATGATGATCTGCGTCGCGCTGCTGGTGCTGCTGGGGCTGCGCCTGGACGGCACCCGCGAGACCCGCGCCGAGGCGGAGGCCGCCGTCGATCCGGAGTCCGCCGCCGATCCGGGGGCGACCGCCGATCCGGATGCCGCCGCCGACCCCGATCGCAACGACCCCGGCACGCCCACCCGCTGA